In a single window of the Flavobacterium ammoniigenes genome:
- a CDS encoding efflux RND transporter periplasmic adaptor subunit: MSKKTIYILLGSAVALITLLIVLSKTGAIGNKDEGKEIETVNVDASTIIETVSATGKIQPEIEVKIASMVSGEIIELPIKEGQVVNKGDLLVKINPDLYTSGLNRAQANLSGTKSGLQQADASFNEAKASYERNRILFQKGIISKADWDKSIAAFEVAKSSKESAYYNVKSASASVIEAKDNLGRTVIYAPADGTVSVLNVELGERVLGTQQMAGTEILRVANLNNMEVEVDVNENDIVKIKVGDEAKVEVDAYLKKEFRGVVTSIANSASSALTADQVTNFKVKVRILKESYLDLLNGKPSTYSPFRPGMTATVDIITKTKKNVLAVPISAVVVKSDTAAVKEIKVDDPEAEKSAPKSDKKFECVFVKVGNKAKIRIIKTGIQDDTNIEVLTGLKKGDVIITGPYTTVSKDLNSGDKVKVKSEKK, translated from the coding sequence ATGTCAAAAAAGACCATATACATCCTGCTCGGTTCAGCAGTAGCTTTAATTACATTATTAATCGTTTTGTCTAAAACAGGCGCAATAGGTAATAAAGACGAAGGAAAAGAAATTGAAACTGTTAATGTTGATGCATCAACAATTATCGAAACTGTTTCTGCCACTGGAAAAATTCAACCTGAAATTGAAGTAAAAATTGCTTCCATGGTTTCAGGTGAAATTATTGAATTGCCAATTAAAGAAGGGCAAGTAGTTAATAAAGGAGACTTATTAGTTAAGATTAATCCAGATTTATATACTTCAGGTTTGAATAGGGCTCAAGCTAATTTATCCGGAACTAAATCGGGCTTACAACAAGCAGATGCTAGTTTTAATGAAGCAAAAGCAAGCTACGAAAGAAACCGTATATTATTCCAAAAAGGAATCATTTCTAAAGCAGATTGGGATAAATCGATTGCTGCTTTTGAAGTAGCTAAGTCATCTAAAGAATCAGCGTATTACAATGTTAAAAGTGCCTCTGCATCCGTAATTGAAGCGAAAGACAATTTGGGAAGAACAGTTATTTATGCTCCAGCAGACGGAACAGTTTCTGTACTTAATGTAGAATTAGGGGAACGCGTATTGGGAACCCAACAAATGGCTGGTACAGAGATTTTAAGAGTAGCCAATTTGAACAATATGGAAGTGGAAGTTGATGTTAATGAAAATGACATTGTTAAAATCAAAGTAGGAGATGAGGCTAAAGTTGAAGTTGATGCCTATTTGAAAAAGGAATTTAGAGGTGTTGTTACCAGTATCGCTAACTCTGCAAGTTCTGCTTTAACTGCAGATCAAGTTACTAACTTTAAAGTTAAAGTACGAATCTTGAAAGAATCGTATCTAGATTTATTAAACGGCAAGCCATCTACATATTCTCCATTTAGACCAGGAATGACTGCTACTGTAGATATTATTACTAAGACTAAAAAGAATGTTTTAGCAGTGCCAATTAGTGCTGTTGTTGTAAAATCGGATACCGCAGCGGTAAAGGAAATTAAAGTAGACGATCCAGAAGCAGAAAAATCAGCTCCGAAAAGTGATAAAAAATTTGAATGTGTATTTGTTAAAGTAGGTAATAAAGCTAAAATTCGCATCATCAAAACTGGAATTCAAGATGATACCAATATTGAAGTTCTAACAGGTCTTAAAAAGGGTGATGTAATTATTACAGGTCCATACACAACCGTTTCCAAGGATTTAAATTCTGGAGATAAAGTAAAAGTAAAATCAGAGAAGAAGTAA
- a CDS encoding TolC family protein has translation MKKNSYFSLIVILFFGLSIQAQSKKWTLEECVNYALENNISIKQSELDTQIASVDKKSALGNFLPSINLTTNHSWNIGLNQDITTGLLRNQTTQFTSSGANVGIDIYKGLQNQNNLRRANLALIASKYQLLKMQEDIALNVANAFLQVLFNKENLKVQQEQLAINDKQLNRSIELVNAGSIPRGDVLDIKANLALNRQNVVAAENALLISKLSLAQLLQIKEFENFDVIDSIRVTDEIAVLTQSPNAIVEKAKESRTDLKIAQTNLEIAQQNLAIAKGALQPTIQGFYGFNTRISYADVATISGGTLVTKPANPFWTQFSDNKGQSFGAQLSIPVFNGFSVKNNVERSKVNLEKSKIALEQQNLDLQRTVYAAFTDAKGALNANESAISTLEARQEAYNYAKEKYAVGLMNSFDYNQAQTLLVNAQSEVLRTKYDSIFKIKILEFYFGIPIIKN, from the coding sequence ATGAAAAAAAATAGTTATTTCAGTTTGATTGTAATCCTCTTTTTTGGATTGTCAATTCAAGCACAATCTAAAAAGTGGACGCTGGAAGAGTGCGTAAACTATGCTTTAGAAAACAATATCTCGATCAAGCAATCAGAATTAGATACTCAGATCGCTTCTGTAGATAAAAAAAGTGCTCTAGGCAATTTTCTTCCTTCAATTAACCTTACTACAAACCATTCTTGGAATATTGGTTTGAATCAAGATATTACCACAGGTTTATTAAGAAATCAAACCACTCAATTTACTTCTTCTGGAGCCAATGTAGGAATTGATATTTATAAGGGCCTACAAAACCAAAACAATTTGCGAAGAGCTAATTTAGCTTTAATTGCCTCTAAATATCAATTACTTAAAATGCAAGAAGATATTGCTTTGAATGTAGCCAATGCTTTTTTGCAAGTACTTTTTAATAAAGAGAATTTAAAAGTACAACAGGAGCAGTTGGCAATTAATGACAAACAATTGAATCGTTCCATAGAATTAGTTAATGCAGGATCAATCCCAAGAGGAGATGTATTAGACATCAAAGCAAATTTGGCTTTAAACCGACAAAATGTGGTTGCTGCAGAAAATGCCTTACTAATTTCTAAATTGAGTTTGGCTCAGCTATTACAAATAAAAGAGTTTGAAAATTTTGATGTAATTGATTCAATAAGAGTTACTGATGAAATAGCTGTTTTAACTCAGTCTCCAAATGCTATTGTTGAAAAAGCAAAAGAATCTCGAACAGATCTTAAGATTGCTCAAACTAATCTAGAAATTGCTCAACAAAATCTTGCCATAGCAAAAGGAGCTTTACAGCCTACTATTCAAGGTTTTTACGGATTTAATACCAGAATTTCATATGCAGATGTAGCCACTATTTCAGGGGGTACACTAGTGACAAAACCGGCAAATCCTTTTTGGACTCAGTTTAGCGATAATAAAGGGCAATCTTTCGGAGCACAATTATCAATTCCTGTTTTTAATGGTTTTTCTGTTAAAAACAATGTGGAACGTTCGAAAGTTAATTTAGAAAAATCAAAAATTGCTTTAGAACAACAAAACTTAGACTTGCAGCGAACGGTTTATGCTGCATTTACAGATGCCAAAGGAGCATTGAATGCTAATGAATCTGCTATTTCTACATTGGAAGCGCGTCAAGAAGCATACAATTATGCCAAAGAAAAATATGCCGTAGGGTTGATGAACTCTTTTGATTACAACCAAGCGCAAACCTTATTAGTGAATGCTCAATCGGAAGTACTTAGAACAAAATACGACTCTATTTTTAAAATCAAAATTCTTGAATTCTATTTTGGAATTCCAATCATTAAAAACTAA
- a CDS encoding DUF4403 family protein, which produces MQRISIILFFLGFLSIAVNCSSPAKINNFKPELDDAIPLAYDNSPSYIHLPIAIQLKDIENKTNHSLNGLLYKDTIIEDDNIEIKVWKIAPIRFENSTSPIDNGKIKTTLPLKVTIKYRVGTAKLGVSLYNTKEFDLNGIVTLVSDVDLSNWKLSTKTKFESVEWTESPTMKLLGKNIPVTFLINSSLPLFKTKIERKIDEAISKYMDFKPNVLYALEKISMPFQMSQDYESWLRLTPIEIYSTNAKLVAESIQINMGIKCIIETLIGNKPQTKFNPSAIVIKAVNTIPNAISANITAVSTYQDASVVVTKNFAGQEFIFGKKKIKVQNVTIWHKKGKIIFGLDLTGSVNGSIYLSGVPHYNETSQEIYFDQMDYALETENKLLKTANWLAQGIILKKIEANCKYSIRKNLEEGKKNIEGYLKNYSPLSGVYVNGNIGNIQLKKMQLTNQAILAYLKIDGEVKIRVDGLK; this is translated from the coding sequence ATGCAACGTATTAGCATTATTCTTTTTTTTCTAGGTTTTCTATCCATAGCCGTTAACTGTTCTTCGCCAGCTAAAATTAACAACTTCAAGCCTGAGCTTGACGATGCTATTCCATTAGCCTACGACAATAGTCCTTCTTATATTCATCTACCCATTGCAATTCAATTAAAAGATATTGAAAATAAAACCAATCATTCCCTAAACGGTTTACTATATAAAGACACGATTATTGAGGATGATAATATCGAAATTAAAGTTTGGAAAATTGCTCCAATTCGCTTCGAAAATAGTACAAGCCCAATAGATAATGGAAAAATAAAAACTACTTTACCATTAAAAGTGACTATAAAATACCGAGTTGGCACTGCGAAATTGGGAGTAAGTTTATATAACACAAAAGAATTCGACTTAAATGGAATTGTTACTTTGGTAAGTGATGTTGATTTATCAAATTGGAAATTATCAACTAAAACAAAATTTGAATCTGTTGAATGGACTGAGAGTCCTACTATGAAACTTTTAGGAAAAAATATTCCAGTAACCTTCCTCATCAATTCAAGTCTTCCTCTTTTTAAAACTAAAATAGAAAGAAAAATAGACGAGGCGATTTCCAAATATATGGATTTCAAGCCCAATGTTTTGTATGCCCTTGAAAAAATAAGCATGCCTTTTCAGATGAGTCAAGACTATGAAAGTTGGCTCCGACTAACCCCTATAGAAATCTATAGTACCAATGCAAAATTAGTAGCCGAATCCATTCAAATAAATATGGGAATAAAATGTATAATAGAAACGTTAATCGGGAATAAACCTCAAACTAAATTTAACCCCAGTGCCATTGTTATTAAAGCAGTAAATACTATTCCAAATGCAATAAGTGCTAATATTACTGCTGTCTCCACCTACCAGGATGCATCAGTTGTCGTTACAAAAAACTTTGCCGGGCAAGAATTTATCTTTGGTAAAAAGAAAATTAAAGTCCAAAACGTAACTATTTGGCATAAAAAAGGAAAAATTATTTTTGGTTTAGACCTAACAGGAAGTGTGAATGGATCTATTTATTTGTCTGGAGTACCACACTATAATGAAACTAGTCAGGAGATTTATTTTGACCAAATGGATTATGCTCTGGAAACCGAAAATAAACTTCTTAAAACCGCAAACTGGTTAGCCCAAGGTATTATTCTTAAAAAAATTGAAGCCAATTGTAAGTATTCAATTCGTAAAAATTTAGAAGAAGGCAAGAAAAATATTGAAGGTTATTTGAAAAATTATTCTCCATTATCTGGCGTTTATGTAAACGGAAATATTGGAAATATTCAATTGAAAAAAATGCAATTAACAAACCAAGCAATCTTGGCTTATTTGAAAATTGATGGGGAAGTAAAAATTAGAGTTGACGGCTTAAAATAA
- a CDS encoding DUF420 domain-containing protein, translating to MKENVTIDKKYNTLIVLVSIVIPVVVAILFNVKLKDLGYDVEPLSFLPPIYATINGITAVVLIAAVMAIKKGNRKLHERLMTFAIALSLAFLVMYVAYHMTSDSTKFGGEGVIRLVYFVLLISHIILSIAVIPLVLISYVRALASKFDQHKKIAKITFPIWLYVAVTGVIVYIMIAPYYVH from the coding sequence ATGAAAGAGAATGTAACTATTGATAAAAAGTACAATACATTAATTGTATTAGTTTCTATTGTGATACCTGTTGTAGTAGCTATTTTATTTAATGTTAAATTGAAAGATTTGGGTTACGATGTAGAACCGCTTTCTTTTTTACCTCCTATTTATGCAACTATTAATGGTATAACAGCTGTAGTTCTTATTGCTGCTGTAATGGCTATAAAAAAAGGAAATAGAAAACTTCATGAACGTTTGATGACTTTTGCAATTGCATTGTCGTTAGCTTTTTTAGTGATGTATGTTGCCTATCATATGACTTCTGATTCTACCAAGTTTGGAGGAGAAGGCGTTATTCGATTGGTTTATTTTGTTTTATTGATTTCACATATTATTTTGTCTATTGCAGTAATCCCTTTAGTTTTGATAAGCTATGTACGTGCTTTGGCTTCCAAATTTGACCAGCATAAAAAAATTGCTAAAATCACTTTTCCAATTTGGTTGTATGTTGCAGTAACGGGTGTAATTGTGTACATTATGATTGCTCCTTATTATGTACACTAA
- a CDS encoding SCO family protein: MKNKSYIGISFIILVFGILVVPTIVERIQNGSVTSADRLDKVESRATTNESLVLIGPCPKFELTNQNNLKITNATFKGKVFVIEFFFTSCPTICPKMNQSMLVIEKQFFGNPNFGIASISIDPETDSPKVLKEHAATLGVRSSNWHFLTGDIDYIFNLANKGFNLYAGENSKVSGGFEHSGLFALIDKDGNIRCRKDKYGNPILYYDGLEAKGVKEIQEDIKLLLNE, translated from the coding sequence ATGAAAAATAAATCCTATATAGGAATATCGTTTATCATTTTAGTTTTTGGGATTTTAGTTGTGCCAACTATAGTTGAACGAATTCAAAATGGATCGGTTACTTCGGCAGATCGCTTGGATAAAGTTGAAAGTCGAGCAACTACAAACGAAAGTTTGGTTCTAATTGGGCCTTGTCCGAAATTTGAACTAACGAATCAGAATAATTTGAAAATTACTAATGCTACCTTCAAAGGAAAAGTTTTTGTAATTGAGTTTTTCTTTACTAGTTGTCCTACTATTTGTCCAAAGATGAATCAAAGCATGTTGGTTATCGAAAAACAGTTTTTTGGCAATCCTAATTTTGGAATAGCCTCCATTAGTATTGATCCGGAAACGGATTCCCCTAAAGTATTGAAAGAACACGCTGCTACTTTGGGAGTTAGATCATCAAATTGGCATTTCTTAACTGGAGATATAGATTATATTTTTAATTTAGCCAACAAAGGGTTTAATTTGTATGCTGGAGAAAATAGTAAAGTAAGTGGTGGATTTGAACATTCAGGACTTTTTGCTTTGATCGATAAGGATGGAAATATCCGCTGTCGTAAAGATAAATACGGAAATCCAATTTTATATTATGATGGCTTAGAGGCCAAAGGAGTAAAAGAAATTCAAGAAGATATTAAACTGTTATTAAACGAATAA
- a CDS encoding cytochrome C oxidase subunit IV family protein, which yields MSHDHVSNTSRIWKVFGILSAVTIIEVILGIIKPESLHMTNFLGLNLLNWIFYALTIFKAYYIVWAFMHIEGEKTSLRNAVVFPVVFLVLYILFILLTEGDYIYEVFKNSTIKWNF from the coding sequence ATGTCACACGATCACGTATCAAATACTAGCAGAATCTGGAAAGTTTTCGGAATTTTATCTGCAGTAACCATTATAGAAGTTATTTTAGGTATCATTAAACCTGAATCACTTCATATGACAAATTTTCTTGGGTTAAATTTATTAAATTGGATATTTTATGCATTGACAATTTTCAAAGCATATTATATTGTATGGGCTTTTATGCACATTGAAGGCGAAAAAACTTCGTTGAGAAATGCAGTGGTTTTCCCCGTTGTATTTTTAGTACTGTATATTCTTTTTATTTTATTGACAGAAGGAGATTATATTTATGAGGTTTTTAAAAATTCTACCATAAAATGGAATTTTTAA
- a CDS encoding cytochrome c oxidase subunit 3, with amino-acid sequence MGATVTTANSEEKTWGGGNEPMGASYGKLMMWFFIVSDALTFSGFLAAYGFSRFKFIETWPLADEVFTHFPFLHGVSAPMYYVALMTFILIFSSVTMVLAVDAGHQLNKAKVTIYMFLTIIGGLIFVGSQAWEWKNFIKGEYGAIETKGGSLLQFVDKEGHRVALADFAATLPEEREQLTRNKGRWFMSEPTLPTYSVAEVQAGFEAHPDLLIRTETITKEKHKTILSREESVARLKDAAVVVEGANLIRNEYGNKLFADFFFFITGFHGFHVFSGVIINIIIFFNVLLGTYEKRKSYEMVEKVGLYWHFVDLVWVFVFTVFYLV; translated from the coding sequence ATGGGAGCTACAGTTACTACTGCAAATAGTGAAGAAAAAACTTGGGGAGGCGGAAATGAGCCAATGGGAGCAAGTTATGGTAAATTAATGATGTGGTTTTTTATCGTGTCAGATGCCTTAACATTCTCTGGATTTTTAGCAGCTTATGGTTTTTCTAGATTTAAATTTATTGAAACTTGGCCTTTGGCTGATGAAGTGTTTACACACTTTCCATTCTTACACGGAGTATCTGCTCCAATGTATTATGTGGCATTAATGACATTTATATTGATTTTCTCTTCTGTTACCATGGTTTTAGCAGTTGATGCAGGTCATCAATTAAACAAAGCGAAAGTGACAATTTACATGTTCTTAACCATTATTGGAGGTTTAATTTTCGTTGGTTCTCAAGCTTGGGAATGGAAAAATTTCATCAAAGGAGAATATGGTGCTATCGAAACTAAAGGAGGAAGTTTACTTCAATTTGTTGACAAAGAAGGGCATAGAGTAGCCTTGGCTGATTTTGCTGCTACTTTACCTGAAGAAAGAGAGCAATTGACTAGAAATAAAGGGAGATGGTTTATGAGTGAGCCAACTTTACCTACTTATTCTGTTGCTGAAGTTCAAGCTGGTTTTGAAGCACACCCTGATTTGTTAATTAGAACAGAAACGATCACTAAAGAAAAACATAAAACAATATTGTCAAGAGAAGAATCTGTTGCACGTTTGAAAGATGCTGCAGTAGTTGTTGAAGGTGCTAATTTAATTAGAAACGAATACGGTAATAAATTGTTTGCCGATTTCTTCTTCTTCATTACTGGTTTTCACGGTTTTCACGTATTCTCTGGAGTTATCATTAATATCATTATCTTTTTTAATGTTCTTTTAGGAACTTATGAAAAAAGAAAAAGTTATGAGATGGTTGAGAAAGTTGGTTTATACTGGCACTTTGTAGATTTAGTTTGGGTATTTGTATTTACAGTATTCTATCTTGTTTAA
- a CDS encoding cytochrome c oxidase subunit 3, with protein sequence MDMTMTQNEEKVKKERSAKLILLFAMVSMTMMFAGLTSAFVVSKSRADWLKDFQLPTAFYWSTFVILSCSLSFFLAKKAIKKDNYRQTTIMLLSTLLLGILFVILQFAGFGQIVAEGYYFTGQASSITTTFLYVVTVMHLLHLAGGIISLLIIIYNHFKQKYNASQTLGIELGAMYWHFLDILWVYIFLFLIFFK encoded by the coding sequence ATGGATATGACAATGACACAAAACGAAGAAAAAGTAAAAAAAGAGCGTTCGGCTAAATTGATTTTGTTGTTTGCGATGGTAAGTATGACCATGATGTTTGCAGGGCTTACTAGTGCTTTTGTAGTAAGTAAGTCAAGAGCAGATTGGTTGAAAGATTTTCAATTGCCAACAGCATTTTACTGGAGCACATTTGTAATTTTAAGTTGTAGTCTTAGCTTTTTCTTGGCAAAAAAAGCCATTAAAAAAGACAATTATAGACAAACAACTATAATGTTATTATCTACATTATTATTAGGAATTTTATTTGTGATTTTACAATTTGCAGGTTTTGGACAGATTGTGGCTGAAGGCTATTATTTCACCGGACAAGCTAGTTCGATTACCACTACCTTTCTTTATGTTGTAACGGTAATGCACTTGTTGCACCTTGCAGGAGGTATAATTTCTCTTTTAATTATAATTTATAATCATTTTAAACAAAAATACAATGCATCACAAACTCTTGGAATTGAGCTAGGTGCAATGTATTGGCACTTTCTTGATATTCTATGGGTATATATATTTTTATTTTTAATTTTCTTTAAATAA
- the cyoE gene encoding heme o synthase: MQNTLNTISLKAIYFDFKAITKAGLAVSVVFSSIAGFLIGVTDLASLSGVVLLKLIIGGYCMVGASNAFNQVIEKDLDALMDRTKNRPIPSGRMESNMALIIAFALTILGIVLLYTINPKSAMFGAISIFLYTSVYTPLKTVTSLSVFVGAFPGAIPFMLGWVAATNNFGIEAGTLFLIQFFWQFPHFWAIGWFLYEDYEKAGFFMLPTGKKDKGTAMQVILYTIWLIVASLLPVLGYTGQLYVTPLAAVIVLLLGLWMLLYAIRLYQLRTAKAARTLMLVSVAYITLLQLVYIFDKFLR; encoded by the coding sequence ATACAAAATACATTGAATACAATTTCACTCAAAGCTATTTATTTTGATTTCAAAGCGATCACTAAAGCAGGTCTTGCAGTAAGTGTCGTTTTTTCTTCTATAGCTGGTTTTTTAATTGGCGTAACTGATTTGGCATCGTTAAGTGGTGTAGTTCTTCTAAAATTAATTATTGGAGGATATTGTATGGTGGGCGCTTCTAATGCATTTAATCAAGTGATCGAAAAAGATTTAGATGCTTTAATGGATCGTACCAAAAATAGACCTATACCGTCAGGTAGGATGGAGTCTAATATGGCATTGATAATTGCTTTTGCACTTACTATTTTAGGAATTGTTTTACTGTATACAATCAATCCAAAATCGGCCATGTTTGGTGCAATTTCAATATTTCTATACACCAGTGTTTATACGCCGTTAAAAACAGTTACCTCGCTTTCTGTTTTCGTAGGGGCTTTTCCAGGAGCCATTCCGTTTATGTTAGGGTGGGTTGCGGCTACTAATAATTTCGGTATTGAAGCTGGAACTTTGTTTTTGATTCAGTTTTTTTGGCAGTTTCCTCACTTTTGGGCAATTGGCTGGTTTTTATATGAAGATTACGAAAAAGCCGGCTTTTTTATGTTGCCAACCGGCAAGAAAGATAAAGGAACAGCTATGCAAGTCATTTTGTATACGATTTGGCTAATTGTCGCATCTCTTTTACCTGTTTTAGGGTATACAGGACAATTGTATGTTACACCATTAGCTGCTGTTATTGTTTTATTATTAGGACTTTGGATGTTGTTGTATGCAATTCGATTGTACCAATTACGAACAGCTAAAGCGGCAAGAACCTTAATGTTAGTTAGTGTTGCATACATTACACTATTGCAATTAGTTTATATATTTGACAAATTTTTAAGATAG
- a CDS encoding MFS transporter, with protein MKLQPTAVISFALFLITLAVNLSMPLFRPYAELAGFNNGQTSLVLSAYILGMLPSYVFLGGISDRIGRKPVLIFSLFLAFCSNLIITIFPTIYALIFARFFQGVALALSMGTGTAYISELLHSDASASVRAANATSMATAIGFSGGAFMTSIALLIHYSYLPFTYFIAVGITIIGLLLTFFLPKLPPIGGSLVRLPYFPQGSFPINVSIAICWATTGVVIAIIPTQLATFGLTAYAGFCLVLINWTGGFLQPVIRKRFAPKTSLKLGFVIIPFGFGLVILGSYLGVLPIVLMGTACIGLAAYGFSYQGGLALIADLGGEQKARAVSGYMFFGYVGFGIPAVLLGFLADSIGIIPSLIVFEIAIIVLSLYLYFTFDKRKK; from the coding sequence ATGAAATTACAACCTACTGCGGTTATCTCATTTGCTCTTTTCCTCATTACATTGGCAGTCAATTTGTCCATGCCATTATTTCGTCCTTATGCTGAATTAGCTGGATTCAATAACGGACAAACGTCATTAGTTTTATCAGCTTATATATTGGGGATGCTGCCAAGTTATGTATTTTTAGGAGGTATTTCGGATCGAATAGGCCGAAAACCAGTATTGATTTTTAGTCTTTTTTTAGCTTTTTGTTCCAATTTAATTATTACTATTTTCCCAACGATTTATGCCTTAATTTTTGCTCGTTTTTTTCAAGGGGTTGCCTTGGCGTTGAGCATGGGAACAGGAACTGCTTACATTTCGGAATTACTTCATTCTGATGCAAGCGCATCTGTTCGTGCTGCTAATGCTACATCAATGGCAACAGCTATCGGATTTAGTGGGGGTGCTTTTATGACGAGTATCGCTTTGCTTATTCATTATTCGTATTTACCATTTACCTATTTCATTGCAGTTGGGATTACAATTATAGGTTTACTACTCACTTTCTTTCTTCCCAAATTACCGCCAATTGGGGGGTCTTTAGTCAGATTGCCTTATTTTCCTCAAGGATCTTTTCCGATAAATGTATCGATTGCTATTTGCTGGGCAACTACAGGTGTTGTGATTGCAATAATTCCAACACAACTAGCTACATTTGGGCTTACCGCTTATGCTGGTTTTTGTTTGGTGCTAATTAATTGGACCGGGGGATTTCTTCAACCCGTTATTAGAAAACGATTTGCTCCCAAAACCAGCTTAAAATTAGGATTTGTCATAATCCCTTTTGGATTTGGACTAGTAATTTTAGGATCGTATTTAGGAGTTTTACCAATAGTATTAATGGGTACTGCCTGTATTGGTTTGGCAGCCTACGGGTTTAGTTACCAAGGTGGTTTAGCGCTTATTGCTGACTTAGGAGGGGAGCAAAAAGCAAGAGCCGTTTCGGGTTATATGTTTTTTGGTTATGTAGGTTTTGGTATACCGGCAGTTTTGCTTGGATTTTTAGCGGATTCAATCGGAATTATTCCTTCATTAATTGTTTTTGAAATTGCAATTATTGTACTTAGTTTGTATTTGTATTTTACATTTGATAAGCGCAAAAAGTAA
- a CDS encoding VanZ family protein — translation MLNNLYFWIAFSWTVVVAYFCLAPASDIPSISIPNLDKLAHSFFHFVFTILWFLFFKKQVKKKNQTKLLIGAVFFSLFFGIGIEILQSRLTVTRNGDVFDVLANFTGALLALFFVLVAKQIRKNQS, via the coding sequence GTGCTTAACAATCTTTATTTTTGGATTGCCTTCAGCTGGACAGTAGTGGTCGCCTATTTTTGTTTGGCACCTGCTTCAGATATTCCATCAATTAGCATTCCGAATTTAGATAAATTGGCCCATTCTTTTTTTCATTTTGTATTTACCATACTTTGGTTTTTATTTTTTAAAAAACAAGTAAAAAAGAAAAATCAAACTAAGCTTTTAATTGGCGCAGTGTTTTTTTCTTTGTTTTTCGGAATCGGAATAGAAATACTTCAATCCCGACTTACAGTAACTAGAAATGGAGATGTTTTTGATGTTTTGGCAAATTTTACAGGAGCATTGCTAGCTTTATTTTTTGTTCTTGTTGCAAAACAAATTCGAAAAAATCAGTCATAA
- the gcvH gene encoding glycine cleavage system protein GcvH, which translates to MNIPANLKYTKDHEWVSIDGDVATVGITDFAQKELGDIVYVEVETLDQTLDKDEVFGTVEAVKTVSDLFLPLSGEIIEFNDALESAPESVNSDPYGAGWMIKVKVSDLAEVDSLLSSDAYKELIGA; encoded by the coding sequence ATGAATATACCTGCAAATTTAAAGTACACAAAAGATCACGAATGGGTTAGCATCGATGGAGATGTTGCTACCGTTGGAATTACAGATTTCGCTCAAAAAGAATTGGGAGATATTGTTTATGTTGAAGTAGAAACTTTAGATCAAACGCTAGATAAAGATGAGGTTTTTGGAACTGTAGAAGCTGTTAAAACAGTATCTGATTTGTTTTTACCGTTGTCAGGAGAAATTATTGAATTCAATGATGCATTAGAAAGCGCACCAGAAAGCGTGAATTCTGATCCTTATGGAGCGGGATGGATGATTAAAGTAAAAGTATCTGACTTGGCAGAAGTGGATTCATTACTTTCAAGTGACGCATACAAAGAATTGATTGGTGCTTAA